One Sulfurimonas sp. HSL-3221 genomic window, CAGGATCGTCTCCGGGGGCGTCAGGTAGAGTTCGCTCAGGTAGAGCAGTGGTCCGTCGAAACCCACCTTTGCGGCCAGCTTGTCCGCACTCTCCTGGGCGCGCAACGCACTGCTTGATAGGATAATGTCCGGGACGATCCCCCGCAGCAGCAGGTACGATCCGATCGTGTTGATATCCCGGTATCCCCTGTCGGTCAATCCGCGTTCAAAATCGCTCGCTCCCGGTTCTTCCCAGTCCGATTTCGCATGATGAATCAAATATAACGTTTTGATGGTATCGCCCTTTTGATGCGGGGGACGCTATTAAATGCGCCCCAGCTCCTGAGACATGGTCTTGGCGGCTTTGTCCATGATCATCTTCGCCAGGGCGACATTCCCGTCATCGCGGAAAATGGCAAAGACGTTGATCTTCGCAAAGTTGTCCTGACTGAACTCCCCGGCGCTGTTGATGAGAAAGACGTGACCGTCGTGGGTCTTCGCCTCGATGGAGGAGGCTTCGCTGAAACCGACGTCCAGGGAGGACTCGGTCACCATCCGGAAGGCGTCATTGAAGATACTGGCCGAATAGGGGATGTCCGTTCCCGTATGGTCGTTGTCGATATAGAGGGTCTCACCGGAGTAGTTCAAAACAGCCGAACCGAGGTAGCCGTTCACCGCGCGGAGTCTTTGCATGGATTTGTCAAAATCGATCATTGTCTATCCTTCTTCTTATTTGTTCAGCGACTGCATGAAGTCGTTGAATGTGTCAGCACTCTGGCCGTTTTCCGCGAGAAAATCCATCAACGCTTTCTCCGAAGCCTCAACCCCTTCGCTCTTTTCGATCTCGAGGAGCTTCGCGTAGAGCGGGAGGATGACCTCCCGGGCCTTCTGCGTCATCCGGCGGCGCGTCGAGACGTAGTTTCTGAAAGAGCCGTCGGGGTTCTTTGCCATACGGACCTGGGCCAGAACCAGGTAGTAGCCCCCGTCTTTACAGAGGTTTTTGACAAAGGCATAGACGTCTTTACCCGCTTTGATGTTCTCCCAGAGGTACTTGAAGATCGCCTTGGGCATGTCCGGGTGGCGCAGGATCGCATGCGGCTGATCCAGCAGGTCTCCCTGCGAATAGCCGGAAACTTTCATAAAAATCGGGTTGGTGTAGGTGATGTTCCCTTCAGCATCCGCTTTGGATACGATCATATCCACATCGGTTACTTCATGTTCAACGTCGGTCGGTGTCGGTCTTTCCATTGTCTGGCTCCCATATTATTTTTCACGGAGCAATCTTAACGGAAAGGTACGGTCGGGATATGTAGGGAATATCCTACACTTGCGTGGGGGAGTATCTCTGCCGGCGCGAAGGATGCCGGCGGGGGGTCAAGAGTATTGCCGGAGCACCGCTTCGAGCGTTTTCTCCTCCAGCGGTTTGGTCAGATAGCCGTTCATGCCGCTCTCCAGGAACTTTTCGCGGTCGCCCTCCATCGCATTCGCTGTCAACGCAATAATGGGAACGCTGCTGCCGAGTTCCTCCCGAATGCGTCGTGTCGCATCGAGTCCGTTCATGACCGGCATGTTGACATCCATCAGGATCAGATCGAAGGCAGCGGCTTCCAACTTCTCGAGGACCTCCCGGCCGTTTTCGACAAAGACCGCATCGATGCCGTAATTGGAGAGGAGCAGCTGGACCAGCAGCCGGTTCATCTCCAGGTCTTCGGCGACCAGCACTTTCATATCGCTGTTGATCGCCGCTTCGTCGGTTTCCTCTTCGGGCGGGGCCTCTTCCGTCGGTGCCGCGGCCGTCATAGCAGTATCATAAGGCGTCAGCAGAAGGTCGAAGTAGAACACCGTTCCTTTCCCCTCTTTGCTGTAAAGCTTGAGTTCGCCCCCCATGGCCTCAACCAGCGAAGCGCTGATGGAAAGCCCCAGACCGGTGCCGCCGAACTCCCGCGTCGTCGATTCGTTCGCCTGCGTAAAGGCGCTGAAGATACGGTCCTGCTTCTCCTTCTGGATGCCGATCCCGTTGTCTTCGATGACGAAACGCACCCACTGGCCGTCGCGGGGATGGGTTTCAAGGACCTCGGTGCGCAGCTTGACTTCGCCGGACGAAGGGGTGAACTTGATGGCGTTGGAGAGAAGGTTGATGATGATCTGTTTCAGACGGGTCGGATCCCCCAGGACGATCTCGTGCATGGCCGGATCGAAATGGCTGGAGTAGTTCAACCGCTTCTTGCGGGCGGCGGGCTGCATCAGC contains:
- a CDS encoding PAS domain-containing protein codes for the protein MERPTPTDVEHEVTDVDMIVSKADAEGNITYTNPIFMKVSGYSQGDLLDQPHAILRHPDMPKAIFKYLWENIKAGKDVYAFVKNLCKDGGYYLVLAQVRMAKNPDGSFRNYVSTRRRMTQKAREVILPLYAKLLEIEKSEGVEASEKALMDFLAENGQSADTFNDFMQSLNK